From the Bubalus kerabau isolate K-KA32 ecotype Philippines breed swamp buffalo chromosome 2, PCC_UOA_SB_1v2, whole genome shotgun sequence genome, one window contains:
- the LOC129643305 gene encoding transmembrane protein 230-like, producing MPSHTNLATGIPSSKVKYSRLSCTDDGYIDLQFKKSPPKIPNKAIALATVLFFIGAFLIIIGSLLLAGCIGKEGADQAFPVLLVGILVFLPGFYPCYRGYSYNDVPDFDD from the coding sequence atgcCGTCTCACACCAACCTGGCTACTGGAATTCCCAGTAGCAAAGTGAAATACTCAAGACTCTCTTGTACAGATGATGGCTACATTGACCTTCAGTTTAAGAAAAGCCCGCCAAAGATCCCAAATAAGGCCATTGCGCTTGCTACAGTGCTGTTTTTCATTGGTGCCTTTCTCATTATCATAGGCTCCCTCCTGCTGGCAGGCTGTATCGGCAAAGAGGGAGCAGACCAGGCCTTTCCTGTCCTGCTCGTTGGCATCCTGGTGTTCCTGCCAGGATTTTACCCCTGCTACCGGGGATACTCCTACAATGACGTTCCAGACTTTGATGACTAG